CACGATTTTGATGAAAAAGAGCAAAAGTCTATAAAATCAATTTATTATTTAATTAAGAGCAATTTACTTTTTATCAATAAATGGGCAAAGTTCCCAAATAAAACAATGGCTTATTTTTATTGGTTTTTTATAAGTTCCAAGATGTTATTTAGAAAACTAGTTTATAATATTGTTAAACTATGATCTCATCAGTTATTCTTACCAAAAACGAAGAAGAAAATATTGAAGAATGTATAAAGTCTCTTAATTGGTGTGATGAAGTAATTGTTATTGATAATTATTCTGAGGATAAGACTCGGGAGGTTGCAAAGAAAT
This portion of the Patescibacteria group bacterium genome encodes:
- a CDS encoding glycosyltransferase — translated: MISSVILTKNEEENIEECIKSLNWCDEVIVIDNYSEDKTREVAKK